Genomic segment of uncultured Tolumonas sp.:
AGGCATCGGCAATGCAGCAGCTGTTTGAGCTAAATTTTGTGCCTGTAATAGACTATCAACCATTTGTAGTAATGGCACCGCTACCCCTGCTCCAAATTGCCCAGCGACGGGAGTACCATCAGGCCGGCCAATCCAGATACCAATGAGATAACGATCATTGACACCTACAGCCCAAGCATCCCGAAACCCGTAACTCGTGCCAGTTTTATATGCAAGTGGCCAATGCCTATTCCATTCAGTTGCAGTGCCTGGTTGCCATTCCCCAGTCAAAATAAGCCGTGTAATCCACGCAGCACCCGCTGAAATAATCAATTTCTCTTGTAAGGGCGTCTCTCGAGTAAAACGTAGCTGAGCCATTTTTCCTGTTCGGGCAAATACACTGTAGCTTTGGACTAACGATTCAAGTGAGGTGCCAACTCCGCCCAAAATTAACGATAAATTAGGTTGTGCAAAATCAGGAAACTGCAGCGTCATGCCACCATTTCTCAGTTGTGCGACAAATCGTTTCGGGCCATAAGCTTCCAGTAATTGAACAGCGGGTAAATTGAGGGAACGGTGCAATGCATCACTGGCCGAAACCGGACCAGAAAACCCTTGAGAGAAATTACCCGGTTGGTATTGCTCAGTCTGGCGTGGAATATCTTGTAACAGTGATTCAGAATGGATGAGACCATCATCCATCGCCATGGCATATAGAAAGGGTTTCAGTGTAGAACCCGGTGAGCGGATAGCTGACACCATATCGACAAATCCATGCCGGTCTGTGTCTTCCAGCCCTGTAGAGCCTAGATAGGCTCTAACCGCCATCGATTTACTTTCTGTAACTAAAATTGCAATAGAGGTGCGTTCGGGTAATTGATGGCGCCATCCTTTTACAGTTTCTTCCAGACGTGACTGTAAACTCGCATCGATGGTTGTGTGGATAAGCCGCTCATTACTCTCATTTTTCATCCGCTGTGCGAGTAATGGTGCTAGCTGCGGTACTTGGCGTGGTGGCAACCACAGCATTTCTTCTTTTGCTTCGGTTATATCTTGTGCTGACCAGATACCAAAATTTAATAATCGATTTAATACTTTATCCCGAGCCTTTTGTGCTCGATCTGGATAACGATCGGGCCGTAACCGGCTGGGCGATTGTGGTAATACAGCGAGCAAGGCCGCTTCAGCATGCGTTAATTCAGCCGGTGGTTTACCCAGATAACTCCAGCTTGCCGCTGCAATTCCCTCTTGTGTTCCACCAAAAGGTGCTCGATTGAGATATATCTGAAGAATTTCGTCCTTACTGTAATGCCATTCCAGTTGTAACGTACGCCAGGCTTCTATCAGTTTTCCACCAAATGTGCGTTCATGCGGCTCAATCAGACGGGCAACCTGCATAGTGATGGTGCTGCCCCCAGAAACGATCCGATGATTACTCAAGTTTTGCCATGCAGCTCTGATGATAGAAAACGGATTAAGCCCCAAATGATGATAAAACCAGCGGTCTTCGTAACCGAGCAATGCTTGCAAATAGAGCGGCGATACCTCGTTTAATTTCACCGGATAGCGCCAGATACCTTGTTCATCAGGAAATCGCCAAAGTGGAGTGCCATCTTCCGCAAGAACAATGCGGGCCAACTGACCTTCTGTGGTAGGAAGCGGCCAGATTTTATCCGCCAGCCATGCCATACCAAGACATAACAACAATGCTAAAAATATACGGCGAAAAAAGGCCGCCCAACGGCGGCCCTGCATAAAGCACCCTATCATTAATGAACTTCCACCCATTCTGGCGAATCCCCGCGCGCGTTCACCGCAGGTTGATACATTGATTCCACCATCGGCATTGGCATATGAAAACGCCCCGGAGAAACAGCACGGGCAATATAGACAATATCCCGGCGGCTATAGCCATCCAGTTCGATTGCAGCAACATAACGATCATCACGATATTCCTGATGCTTAATTGATGTTTGCTGTGCTTTTTCCAGCAATGCTTTGAATTGAGTTAATTCAGTCAATGCCATGTTGCTGTTTTCCAGATTTTGGTTTTCCAGCTCAAGACCTGCAGGTAAAAGATCAACCACCAGCGCATCGGGTACACGTTGATCAGCCCAGACGCTCAAATGCACTACCAACAAATCACCCCGATTCAGCTGATTTAAGTTAGGTATTTTCCCCTGTAAATCAAAAATTTCACGGGTAATATGGACCCCATTTTCAGCCGGTTTCGGTTTGGTTTGCGGATAACCCGTCACATCAGCACGCAGATATAAAGGATTCTCTGCCGTTGAAGCAACAGTTACCCCTTTGAGTATGCTTTCATCGTTCAAGTTGTAGGTCTGTTGAGTCTTGTTACTCAATTCTGCAACGGGTTGCTGAGACTGTAATACAGATGCCTGCCAATCAGCTTCTGGCTGCGCAATGGAATGACGGGCCGCCATAAAGAGTGCATTACGCTCTTGCGTTGACAGATAACCCTGACTTTGCATTAAATCACTCAGCTGCATCTGCAAATCGGGTTGTTTTTCCGGCAGTTGTTGATTTTCCAGCAACAGCGACAGAATTAACGCCCGATCACGCAGTTCTGTCCCATAATCGGCATACCAGTAATATCCATGACGGTCATATTTGTAATTCAGGCCTTGTTGTAGCAATGCATCAACCCGCCGTTGATCGCCCATTTTCTGTAAAGCAACCGCTAAATGGATCAGAGGTAACCCTGAAATAGCATCATTCCGGCGTTGATACAATTGGCGTAACGCCCCCAGAGGCGCCTGTTTTTGCCCGGACAGCACAAGCCCGGCATATGCCTGAATCGAGAAGCGTTCCGCACTCAACGCTGATGAATAATAAGGTTGCACAGCATTACGATCTTGCAGGTAACGAAGTAGCCGCTGCTGGGCATTTTCCAGTGCAGCTGCCGGTATAGCAAAACCTTGATCGCGCGCGCGCAGTAAGAAATCGGTGACATACACCGTCAGCCAATACTCTTCCGGCCCTTTGTTATCCCACAATGAGAAACCACCGTTGCTAAGTTGCATTCCCAGCAAGCGCTCAATGCCTTTCTCTATTTTCTGACGGCGGACCTGATCACTGTCTGATGTCGCAATGCCCATCTGTTTTAACTGAGCGCTGGTGACATATAGCGAAGGATAAAGCCCACTGGTGGTTTGCTCTAAGCAACCATACGGGTAAGCTTCTAGCTCACGAATATGAGTAGCAATATCCAGCATCGGCTTGGCACTAAGCGATAAATGCATCGTTAAACTTTCAGGATCAAGTTGTTGTGCATCGCCGAGCGGTAAAGGCCACGGCTGATCTTTCGATAAAACGTGGTTATAGCGATAACTCATCGCAGGGTAAGCAGGTCTGACACCCACCGACCATTGCTTATCGAAAGCGGCAGACATGTTGCCCAGTTTCACGCCTTCAATATGCATATCTAACTTGCCATTACCAAACCCAGTACGCGCTTTTACTGGAATTTGTAATGTCTTGCGTTCACCATCTTTTAGCGAAACGGTCGCATTGCTATCACCAGTCAGACGTATTTTATCTTTGGCGGTATAGGTCACTTTGAGCTGCTGTGGCTGACCAGAGTTATTACTGAGATCCAACGCAAATGTAGCAGCATCACCGCCCGCTAAGAAACGAGGCATAGCGAGTTCAGCAATTAGTGGGGCAGCAACAGTGATTTTATTTTCTGCCACACCATATTCATCGTCACTCCACACCTGCGCCATTAAGCGAAGTTCACCATTAAAGTCAGGAATATTGAAACTGACCTCAGCATTCCCCTTTTCATCGACGTTAATCACGGAGGATTGCTGCGCCACAATCAGCACTTTAGTTTGTGGTTTTTTACCCCCTTTGGTGGGGTCTGCATCGCCGCCATAACGCAGGCTGGCAAGTGGGGCTGAGTTTCCCTCTATGAGCTGACCGTAGATATCAAATTGATCGATACCATAATGGCGTTTACCAAAGAATCCGGTAAATGGATCGGGGGTCACGTAATCGGTGATATTTAAGACACCACTATCTACCGCCGACACAATGACGTGTAGTTTTTCAGGCAACTTACCGTTCATTTTGCTGGCTTTCAGGTGTAAGTTCAGCGCTTGATTAGGTTGTGCTTTGGCTGGAGCCTGCAATTCCAGATTAATTTTACGATCATCACGTTGCAGAGGCAGATGGATCAACCCAACAGCCCGACGTGGCAGTTTACTGTTTTTCTCTTGCTGACTGGCCGGGCGGATCAGTAATGCGCTGACATACAGATCATGACGTTGCCATTTTTTATCAACCGGAATAGTAAATTCACCTTGCCCATTTTCAGGCAATTCGATCGGTTGTTTCCATAACAGTCCATCTAATGATTCCACCAGCAGATAACCTTTACCTGCCGATGGTGATTCAATACGGACTCGCGCCGTATCGCCGGAGGAGTAGGCTTTACGATCTAAGGTTATTTTCAGCTGATCAGGACGCACAACCCCATTCGGTGTACCGGATTCATCCCAGCGATAACCAGCCCAGAAACGTACCGCGGTCATCACACCAGTCAGTGGATCTTCGACTTCGATGCGGTAGCCACCCCATTCAACCGGAAAACTGACTTTAGTATCTTCACCGACTTTGGTGGTTATGTGATCTTCTGCCATACGGATGTCTTTTTTGTTGGATGAGTAATCCCAACTGCCATCGCCGTAGTACCAGTAATAATCTTCGCGTTCGCGTATAAACCGAACCACCAAATCTTTACTTTCTAACTTCTTACCCTGCGGACTAACCATCGCGATATTGAAATCCGCAATACTGTCAGCATCTAAAGTAATATCTGATTTATCTGAGCCATAATCATCGATCTGCGCTGATTTTACAAAGAGTGGATGAACTGCGGGTAGTTGTTCCGCAGGCCAAACAGCCTGCACACTGCGGCGGGTAACTGGACGCCCACCAGATTCTTGTAAGCTGGCTAGCAGCACTAGGTTTAATGGTGAGTGAGATTCACTCCATTGCGTTTCGTAAGTAACATGCCCTTCGCCTTTATCGTCGAGTTTGGCATCCTCCAATGTAATATTCTGCTCAAAACGTTTGTCCTCAGAATTACCAAATAAATAACCAGGTAGTGATTCCACTGCATTCCGTGCAACTTGAATAATCAGATTGCCGTTTAAGGTGTTTCCAGCCGCTGGACTGCCATATAAATAATGACCTTCGATCGCGAAATCAGCCGAATCGCGGGTTGTTAGTGGTTCAGCAGACTGTTTAATATTCAGCGCCATGCGTTCCGGTAGAAAATCTTCTACGCGGAAATCGTAACTTTTCTCTTCGCCGCTACCCAGCGTCGCTTTTAAATGCCACCAGCCTGTAGCTGCGTTATCTCCAATAACATACTCATGCTGATACAGCCCATCTTTACCATTCCAAACAAAGGATTGAACAGACTCACCGTCGGCGCTGATAATTTCTGCTTTAACAGGTTGTTCTTTTACCCGATGCCCGTCTTGATCACGCAATAACGCATTGATCGGCACGGTTTCCCCCGGCCGGTACAAATCACGAGGGGCAAAGAAAAAGAGCTTGGCGCCATGTTGATAATCACCATCAATTTTGAATTCAGATAAATCCAGCGATGGTGCATTTAAAGCAATGATGCTGACCTGTGCATCTTTTTGCGCCAGTAATAAACGCCCTTTGTTGTTCCATGTAATACGGCCATAACCGTCAGTATCAGTTGTTACTGTCTGAAGTTGTTGTCCATCTTCACTGAGCAACTGAACGGATACACCAGCTAAACCTTTGCCATCAACCAGACTCTGAGTAAATAAGGCTAAATCAGAGGAATAACGGTGCATTGACAGGCCAATATCACTGCGGGTAAATAACGTTGCCGGCAGGTAATACTCGTAATTACCTGATTGATGCATGACTGCGACATAGACGCCGGGCTTCTTCAGTGCTGCAACACCATCTAATGGCAGCAATATTGTCTGGCGGGTATTTTTCTCTGTTTTTAAATCAAACCGCGTGCCATATACCAAATCAGCCATTGGCATTAGCTCACGGGTATTCCAGTTCAGTGATGAATTAGTTCCCCAACGATTCGCAAAACTCGCGACTTTGTCATCTTTTACTCGGAAG
This window contains:
- the pbpC gene encoding peptidoglycan glycosyltransferase PbpC (penicillin-binding protein 1C) is translated as MQGRRWAAFFRRIFLALLLCLGMAWLADKIWPLPTTEGQLARIVLAEDGTPLWRFPDEQGIWRYPVKLNEVSPLYLQALLGYEDRWFYHHLGLNPFSIIRAAWQNLSNHRIVSGGSTITMQVARLIEPHERTFGGKLIEAWRTLQLEWHYSKDEILQIYLNRAPFGGTQEGIAAASWSYLGKPPAELTHAEAALLAVLPQSPSRLRPDRYPDRAQKARDKVLNRLLNFGIWSAQDITEAKEEMLWLPPRQVPQLAPLLAQRMKNESNERLIHTTIDASLQSRLEETVKGWRHQLPERTSIAILVTESKSMAVRAYLGSTGLEDTDRHGFVDMVSAIRSPGSTLKPFLYAMAMDDGLIHSESLLQDIPRQTEQYQPGNFSQGFSGPVSASDALHRSLNLPAVQLLEAYGPKRFVAQLRNGGMTLQFPDFAQPNLSLILGGVGTSLESLVQSYSVFARTGKMAQLRFTRETPLQEKLIISAGAAWITRLILTGEWQPGTATEWNRHWPLAYKTGTSYGFRDAWAVGVNDRYLIGIWIGRPDGTPVAGQFGAGVAVPLLQMVDSLLQAQNLAQTAAALPMPKPNSVSTATICWPSGQILPLTDTNCRQAHKAWILDKAVPPTLRSSEQTMNEMQQVSVWLNKGGGRVRPECSYTTQKTIDLWPAILEPWLPAQEWRENRLPPVSPDCPVTETQLQSQLLISGVKEGAAIRRVGASPLIISVKASGGQGIHYWFKDQNLVGITQNNQSIRIAFDRIGLHHISVINDHGLFNKVSFFIE
- a CDS encoding alpha-2-macroglobulin — encoded protein: MKGRPLWLAALGLLCLSACDKPQSSSQPAEKNQVAAVKTVSAAQGTEAVLTKKNDVIAKTTPKPAIDKKQLAVLASRYTNRALSVVDASEITLDGASAISLTFSVPLDPDQDFSSLVTITDEDKGVVDGAWEQTGNLMELRLRHIESKRKLVITVTDKLEAVTHVRLKAEEQFRITTRDLQPSVGFASKGSLLPATLSAGLPVVALNVGQVDVDFFRVKDDKVASFANRWGTNSSLNWNTRELMPMADLVYGTRFDLKTEKNTRQTILLPLDGVAALKKPGVYVAVMHQSGNYEYYLPATLFTRSDIGLSMHRYSSDLALFTQSLVDGKGLAGVSVQLLSEDGQQLQTVTTDTDGYGRITWNNKGRLLLAQKDAQVSIIALNAPSLDLSEFKIDGDYQHGAKLFFFAPRDLYRPGETVPINALLRDQDGHRVKEQPVKAEIISADGESVQSFVWNGKDGLYQHEYVIGDNAATGWWHLKATLGSGEEKSYDFRVEDFLPERMALNIKQSAEPLTTRDSADFAIEGHYLYGSPAAGNTLNGNLIIQVARNAVESLPGYLFGNSEDKRFEQNITLEDAKLDDKGEGHVTYETQWSESHSPLNLVLLASLQESGGRPVTRRSVQAVWPAEQLPAVHPLFVKSAQIDDYGSDKSDITLDADSIADFNIAMVSPQGKKLESKDLVVRFIREREDYYWYYGDGSWDYSSNKKDIRMAEDHITTKVGEDTKVSFPVEWGGYRIEVEDPLTGVMTAVRFWAGYRWDESGTPNGVVRPDQLKITLDRKAYSSGDTARVRIESPSAGKGYLLVESLDGLLWKQPIELPENGQGEFTIPVDKKWQRHDLYVSALLIRPASQQEKNSKLPRRAVGLIHLPLQRDDRKINLELQAPAKAQPNQALNLHLKASKMNGKLPEKLHVIVSAVDSGVLNITDYVTPDPFTGFFGKRHYGIDQFDIYGQLIEGNSAPLASLRYGGDADPTKGGKKPQTKVLIVAQQSSVINVDEKGNAEVSFNIPDFNGELRLMAQVWSDDEYGVAENKITVAAPLIAELAMPRFLAGGDAATFALDLSNNSGQPQQLKVTYTAKDKIRLTGDSNATVSLKDGERKTLQIPVKARTGFGNGKLDMHIEGVKLGNMSAAFDKQWSVGVRPAYPAMSYRYNHVLSKDQPWPLPLGDAQQLDPESLTMHLSLSAKPMLDIATHIRELEAYPYGCLEQTTSGLYPSLYVTSAQLKQMGIATSDSDQVRRQKIEKGIERLLGMQLSNGGFSLWDNKGPEEYWLTVYVTDFLLRARDQGFAIPAAALENAQQRLLRYLQDRNAVQPYYSSALSAERFSIQAYAGLVLSGQKQAPLGALRQLYQRRNDAISGLPLIHLAVALQKMGDQRRVDALLQQGLNYKYDRHGYYWYADYGTELRDRALILSLLLENQQLPEKQPDLQMQLSDLMQSQGYLSTQERNALFMAARHSIAQPEADWQASVLQSQQPVAELSNKTQQTYNLNDESILKGVTVASTAENPLYLRADVTGYPQTKPKPAENGVHITREIFDLQGKIPNLNQLNRGDLLVVHLSVWADQRVPDALVVDLLPAGLELENQNLENSNMALTELTQFKALLEKAQQTSIKHQEYRDDRYVAAIELDGYSRRDIVYIARAVSPGRFHMPMPMVESMYQPAVNARGDSPEWVEVH